In Bifidobacterium scardovii JCM 12489 = DSM 13734, the genomic stretch GCGGGCGGGCGGTCTTCCGCATGACCGCTCAGGCCCGGAATCCGAGTCCGTTCACGTGTCTTAGGCACATTGCTCGCTTCTTAGGCGCCCTCCCGCAGGGTCCCCATCCGCGAGGGCGCAAAAACCGGGGTTTGTCGAAGGCCGTCCTGAAGGCTGCGTACCTCAGAAACGTCCCATGTGCCTAAGCAACACGCCTTACGGTCATAGGCCCCGTCTTCGGCGCCACCGTGCTGGCTTACGGTCTTTCCCCGCGCGCACAACGACCATAAGTCAGCATCATCATGCCATCCCCGCCGGGACGCCTCTATGCGCCGATGCCGCCGACGGCGATGTCGACGGCCTCGTCCGCATCGTCGGTCATCGTCACCAGATGCGGGTCCACGCCGGAGATCATCCCCTGTTCCTTCACCGGGCCGTTCAGCCAGTCGAGCAGGCCCTGCCAGTAGGCCTTCCCATACAGCACCACGGGCATCGACGTGACCTTGTGGGTCTGCACGAGCGTGAGCAGCTCGAACATCTCGTCGAGCGTGCCGAAACCTCCCGGGCAGACGATCACGCCGGAGGAATACTTCACGAACATCGTTTTTCTGACGAAGAAGTACCGGAAGCTCAATCCCAGGTTCACATAGTCGTTGACGCCCTGTTCGAAAGGCAGTTCGATGCCCAGGCCGACCGACTTGCCGCCGGCGAGCGCCGCGCCGCGGTTGGCGGCCTCCATGATGCCGGGGCCGCCGCCGGTGATGACCGCGATGCCGCGCTCGGCGATCAGACGGCCCATGCGCTGCGCCGATTGATAATCGGGCTCATCGGGGCGGGTGCGCGCCGAGCCGAACACGCTGACCGCCG encodes the following:
- a CDS encoding LOG family protein encodes the protein MVESEYQDGASAHSVAGHTGNDGEGRTAAVSGATYQRGAAIMRGTMIPSDSSTAKLLRNDDGAAWLNMDPWRVLRIQSEFVEGFDELAAIGPAVSVFGSARTRPDEPDYQSAQRMGRLIAERGIAVITGGGPGIMEAANRGAALAGGKSVGLGIELPFEQGVNDYVNLGLSFRYFFVRKTMFVKYSSGVIVCPGGFGTLDEMFELLTLVQTHKVTSMPVVLYGKAYWQGLLDWLNGPVKEQGMISGVDPHLVTMTDDADEAVDIAVGGIGA